Proteins co-encoded in one Populus trichocarpa isolate Nisqually-1 chromosome 10, P.trichocarpa_v4.1, whole genome shotgun sequence genomic window:
- the LOC7485838 gene encoding probable WRKY transcription factor 48, whose translation MNEMKENNNISSVCTNSMEKREEKKELTRSTTLKTENFNMANTSFITPPPPPPATTTSDIDQMPSVFALSTTATPPPPLNSIFDMMPFDIIGGDQKAGSLGFTDLLDINQDFGAAASLFDWFAQNPIVGSQQQQTFVPSPASTLPETSEVLNNPATPNSSASISSSSNEAGNDAFQQVKTGDQEEEQDHDKTKKQLKPKKKNQKRQREPRFAFMTKSEVDHLDDGFRWRKYGQKAVKNSPYPRSYYRCTSAGCGVKKRVERSSDDSSIVVTTYEGQHIHPSPLTPRGSIGILSDSTGFGAATSSFVIPQTQYQQHAYLYSSSPSLNINTTSNTSFSPTFSFHQRRSDSPASLLRDHGLLQDIVPSQMRKEPKEE comes from the exons atgaatgaaatgaaggagaataataatattagtagcGTGTGCACAAATTCCAtggagaaaagagaagagaagaaagagctAACAagatcaacaacattaaagaCAGAGAATTTCAATATGGCAAATACTTCCTTCAttacaccaccaccaccaccaccagcaacaacaacaagtgATATTGATCAGATGCCTAGTGTTTTTGCTTTATCAACAAcagcaacaccaccaccaccattaaaCAGCATCTTTGACATGATGCCATTTGATATTATTGGTGGTGATCAAAAGGCTGGGTCTTTAGGATTTACGGATTTGCTTGATATCAACCAAGATTTTGGTGCCGCTGCTTCTTTATTCGATTGGTTTGCTCAGAATCCGATTGTGGGGTCTCAGCAGCAACAAACTTTTGTCCCATCACCGGCATCAACTCTACCGGAAACATCAGAGGTTTTGAATAACCCAGCAACTCCAAATTCATCAGCTTCTATCTCTTCCTCTTCGAATGAAGCAGGAAATGATGCTTTCCAACAAGTTAAAACTGGAGATCAAGAAGAAGAGCAGGATCACGACAAGACCAAGAAACA GTTGAAACCGAAAAAGAAGAACCAAAAAAGGCAAAGAGAGCCGAGATTTGCTTTCATGACAAAGAGTGAAGTCGATCACCTAGATGATGGGTTTAGGTGGAGGAAGTACGGCCAAAAAGCTGTGAAAAACAGCCCCTATCCAAG GAGTTATTATCGTTGCACTAGTGCAGGATGTGGTGTGAAGAAGAGAGTGGAGAGATCATCTGATGATTCATCTATAGTTGTTACAACATACGAAGGTCAACACATACATCCAAGCCCATTAACTCCTAGAGGAAGTATTGGAATTTTGTCTGATTCAACTGGTTTTGGTGCTGCAACATCATCTTTTGTTATTCCACAAACTCAGTATCAACAACATGCCTACTTGTATAGCTCATCACCTTCTTTGAACATTAATACCACAAGTAATACTAGTTTTAgtcccaccttttcttttcaccaGAGAAGGTCGGATAGTCCAGCTTCTTTGCTTAGAGACCATGGCCTTCTTCAGGATATTGTGCCCTCCCAGATGAGAAAGGAGCCTAAAGAGGAGTAG
- the LOC7485837 gene encoding prefoldin subunit 3: MASSSSTEAETTTERRGIPGAQFVEDVETYLTQSGLDVNSSLSFLQERLQQYKLVEMKLLAQHRDLQAKIPDIEKCLDVVAILLAKKGTGEPLIADFEVSEGIYSQARIEDAGSVCLWLGANVMLEYSCEEATALLQKNLDNAKASLEVLVADLQFLRDQVTITQVTIARVYNWDVHQKRRMREAVTAEKDS; encoded by the exons ATGGCATCGTCGTCATCAACGGAAGCGGAAACAACGACAGAGAGAAGAGGAATACCAGGAGCTCAATTCGTAGAGGATGTTGAAACCTATCTCACTCAATCTGGTCTTGATGTTAactcttccctttcttttctgcAAGAAAG ACTACAGCAATATAAGCTGGTGGAGATGAAACTTCTTGCCCAACATAGAGATCTTCAG GCAAAGATTCCCGACATAGAGAAGTGCTTAGATGTGGTTGCCATTTTACTGGCTAAGAAGGGTACCGGTGAG CCTCTTATCGCTGATTTTGAAGTTTCTGAAGGCATATATTCTCAGGCTCGCATTGAGGATGCTGGCTCAGTCTGTTTATGGCTGGGAGCAAATGTCATGTTAGAGTATTCATGTGAAGAG GCCACTGCTCTTCTACAAAAGAATTTGGATAACGCTAAAGCTAGTTTAGAAGTTCTAGTTGCCGATCTACAATTCTTGAGGGATCAAGTCACAATAACACAG GTTACTATTGCTCGTGTGTATAATTGGGATGTTCACCAGAAGCGCAGAATGCGAGAAGCTGTTACTGCTGAGAAAGACTCATGA